From one Actinomyces sp. Marseille-P3109 genomic stretch:
- a CDS encoding heat shock protein transcriptional repressor HspR: MSRRRAGQGLGYLAEDAAERAVYVVSVAAELAGMHPQTLRQYDRLGLVSPARTRGRGRRYSHRDVERLRRIQALSQEGINLEGIRRILDLEARVEELETDNARMRSREAVVQRIFAAAADGEVQVVAPGRRGRGPAEHRPERGGERPMNMANTASTAGTRGTVSTALVPTRSIRFPQR; encoded by the coding sequence GTGAGCCGGCGTCGCGCCGGGCAGGGCCTGGGCTACCTGGCCGAGGACGCGGCCGAGCGCGCGGTCTACGTGGTCTCGGTGGCGGCCGAGCTGGCAGGGATGCACCCCCAGACCCTGCGCCAGTACGACCGGCTCGGACTGGTCAGCCCCGCCCGGACCCGCGGGCGGGGCCGGCGCTACTCCCACCGCGACGTCGAGCGCCTGCGCCGTATCCAGGCCCTGTCCCAGGAGGGCATCAACCTCGAGGGCATCCGCCGCATCCTCGACCTGGAGGCCCGCGTTGAGGAGCTGGAGACCGACAACGCCCGCATGCGCAGCCGAGAGGCGGTCGTCCAGCGGATCTTCGCCGCGGCCGCCGACGGCGAGGTCCAGGTCGTCGCGCCCGGTCGGCGGGGTCGTGGGCCCGCAGAGCACCGCCCCGAGCGGGGAGGTGAGCGCCCCATGAACATGGCTAACACAGCGAGCACAGCGGGTACCAGGGGCACTGTGAGCACTGCGCTCGTGCCCACACGGTCCATACGGTTCCCGCAGCGCTGA
- a CDS encoding DUF418 domain-containing protein, whose protein sequence is MRMMVSFTGRGVRYPAPDVARGFMLLLVAVANVPVWNKALVGIDGTSRASAVDAWWLFVRALIVDHRAYPLFAMLFGFGLMTMINRRIASGTQAYLKSLAGVEAGREPTAQEEAWAREQATVDARRLVRRRGWWMILFGFVHGIFFPGDIIGAYGLVAVIFAGWLARKRYTRLYVVGAVIMLIAAGSFLAMGFASPETMEWSGAQGNQAAMALPWFVTNIVGWTVGLFAQVLVALIVPAAVIGARLADTDIVTQPDRHRGLLISTGIGGLALGALAALHSALANVLLGTLWPWDFAVKELFGIVGACGWLALLALYAGGPTPDGRLTGLRRLASAVGRRSMTVYLSQTILFGTIFVIIPVLATGERLWVGEAAAALIALGVWLVTVVLCVALERGGHAGPFETLLRTAVARSERKRAMAPPPAVRPADARSEAVPGG, encoded by the coding sequence ATGCGGATGATGGTCTCCTTCACGGGTCGGGGCGTGCGCTACCCGGCCCCCGACGTGGCCCGAGGTTTCATGCTGCTGCTCGTGGCGGTGGCCAATGTCCCGGTATGGAACAAGGCGCTGGTCGGCATTGACGGAACATCACGGGCGTCGGCGGTCGATGCCTGGTGGTTGTTCGTGCGCGCGCTCATCGTGGACCACCGCGCCTACCCGTTGTTCGCGATGCTGTTCGGGTTCGGGCTGATGACCATGATCAACCGGCGCATCGCCTCCGGGACGCAGGCCTACCTCAAGTCTCTGGCCGGCGTGGAGGCGGGCCGTGAGCCGACGGCGCAGGAGGAGGCCTGGGCGCGCGAGCAGGCCACCGTGGACGCGCGCCGACTGGTGCGGCGCCGGGGCTGGTGGATGATCCTGTTCGGGTTCGTCCACGGCATCTTCTTCCCCGGCGACATCATCGGCGCCTACGGTCTGGTCGCCGTCATCTTCGCCGGGTGGTTGGCCCGCAAGCGGTATACCCGTCTGTACGTCGTCGGCGCCGTCATCATGCTGATAGCCGCCGGCAGCTTCCTGGCGATGGGCTTCGCCTCTCCGGAGACCATGGAATGGTCCGGTGCTCAGGGGAACCAGGCCGCGATGGCGCTGCCCTGGTTCGTCACCAATATCGTGGGGTGGACCGTCGGACTGTTCGCACAGGTCCTCGTCGCGCTCATCGTCCCCGCCGCAGTGATCGGCGCCCGCCTGGCCGACACCGACATCGTCACCCAGCCGGATCGGCACCGCGGCCTGCTCATCTCGACTGGGATCGGCGGACTGGCCCTGGGAGCCCTCGCGGCGCTCCACAGTGCTCTGGCCAACGTGCTGCTCGGCACGCTGTGGCCGTGGGACTTCGCCGTCAAGGAGCTCTTCGGAATCGTCGGTGCCTGCGGCTGGTTGGCGCTGCTGGCCCTCTACGCCGGTGGGCCGACGCCGGACGGCCGGTTGACGGGTCTGCGTCGGCTGGCCTCCGCGGTGGGGCGGCGTTCCATGACCGTCTACCTGAGTCAGACGATCCTGTTCGGGACCATCTTCGTCATCATCCCCGTCCTCGCCACAGGCGAGCGCCTGTGGGTGGGCGAGGCCGCGGCCGCGCTCATCGCGCTGGGGGTCTGGCTGGTCACGGTGGTCCTGTGCGTGGCGCTGGAGCGCGGTGGGCATGCCGGTCCGTTCGAGACCCTGCTGCGCACCGCCGTGGCCCGCAGCGAGCGCAAGCGGGCGATGGCTCCGCCGCCGGCCGTCCGACCCGCTGACGCCCGGTCGGAGGCAGTGCCGGGTGGATGA
- a CDS encoding DUF418 domain-containing protein: MKLATSFTGTRGVRYPSPDVARGFMLLLIALANVPFWTGVTRTSAPSDAVDTVWLWVRTLFVDGRSYPLFAMLFGFGLATMVNRRIAAGTRSYLESLPGVEAGREPTSQEEAWAREQATVDARRLVRRRGLWMILFGAVHALVFSGDVIGAYGLVAVIFAGWIARKHWKRAAVLCTVSVVVGVVITFVMLSVMVSQGMTSTADMRQGASGSTTTLLSYVSHGLTAWAVNAGTGLVSLMGPAMFLGARLADTDLIAHPERHRRLLAAVGLGGLGIGAVGGIGLAVWATGGPLVVWTIPLGQVAGLAGACGWLALLALYAGGPTPDGRLTGLRKPASAVGRRSMTAYLSQTLLFAAVFLLLPALTGIQLHLGEARTAGIAVVVWLVTVVLCTLLERGGHAGPFETLLRTAVVRSERKRAMAPPPAVRPADARSEAVLSG; the protein is encoded by the coding sequence ATGAAACTCGCGACATCGTTCACCGGTACCCGGGGGGTGCGCTATCCCTCCCCTGATGTGGCCCGTGGCTTCATGCTCCTGCTCATCGCGCTGGCCAATGTCCCCTTCTGGACCGGCGTGACAAGGACCTCCGCTCCCAGCGATGCCGTCGACACGGTCTGGCTGTGGGTGCGCACGCTGTTCGTCGACGGGCGGTCCTACCCGCTGTTCGCGATGCTGTTCGGGTTCGGGCTGGCCACTATGGTCAACCGGCGCATCGCCGCCGGCACCAGGTCCTACCTCGAGTCCCTGCCCGGTGTGGAGGCGGGCCGTGAGCCGACGTCGCAGGAGGAGGCCTGGGCGCGTGAGCAGGCCACCGTGGACGCGCGCCGCCTGGTGCGGCGTCGGGGTCTGTGGATGATTCTCTTCGGCGCTGTTCACGCCTTGGTCTTCTCCGGTGACGTCATCGGCGCCTACGGTCTGGTCGCCGTCATCTTCGCCGGGTGGATCGCCCGCAAGCACTGGAAGCGGGCAGCGGTCCTCTGCACCGTCTCCGTCGTTGTCGGCGTCGTCATCACCTTCGTCATGCTCAGTGTCATGGTCTCCCAAGGCATGACCTCGACAGCGGATATGCGCCAGGGGGCCTCCGGCTCGACCACTACGCTCCTGTCCTATGTCTCCCACGGTCTCACCGCCTGGGCCGTAAACGCGGGTACAGGGCTGGTGTCATTGATGGGGCCGGCGATGTTCCTCGGGGCTCGCCTGGCCGACACCGACCTCATCGCCCATCCCGAGCGGCACCGCCGCCTCCTGGCCGCCGTCGGCCTGGGCGGCCTGGGGATCGGGGCCGTGGGCGGCATTGGGCTCGCCGTGTGGGCCACGGGTGGGCCCCTGGTCGTCTGGACCATTCCTCTTGGCCAGGTGGCGGGACTGGCCGGTGCCTGTGGCTGGTTGGCGCTGCTGGCCCTCTACGCCGGTGGGCCGACGCCGGACGGGCGGCTGACGGGGCTGCGCAAGCCGGCCTCGGCCGTGGGCCGCCGCTCCATGACCGCCTACCTCTCCCAGACCCTCCTCTTCGCCGCCGTCTTCCTGCTCCTTCCCGCCCTGACAGGTATTCAGCTCCATCTGGGCGAGGCGCGGACCGCGGGGATCGCGGTGGTGGTCTGGCTGGTCACCGTGGTCCTGTGCACCCTCCTGGAGCGCGGCGGTCACGCGGGTCCGTTCGAGACCCTGCTGCGCACCGCCGTCGTCCGCAGCGAGCGCAAGCGGGCGATGGCTCCGCCGCCGGCCGTCCGACCCGCTGATGCCCGGTCGGAGGCGGTGCTGAGCGGATGA
- a CDS encoding DUF418 domain-containing protein, whose protein sequence is MKLAISFTGSQGQRFPAPDVSRGFMLLFIALANIPFWLATTHSSAPSDAVDTAWLWTRTLLVDHRAYPLFALLFGFGLATMVNRRIAAGTRSYLESLPGIEAGREPTSQEQAWAREQATVDARRLVRRRGLWMILFGAAHALVFSGDIIGVYGLAAAVFAGWLTRKHRKRAMAFSVVVTIAVITTMYAMGSHVAAQGLTAAAAMQQGAGESATTLLSYVSGSITSWAGNSVATVLFSMVVPAMFLGARLADTDLLAHPERHRRLLAAIGLGGLGIGALGGIGYGIWATGGTLAAWTSPLHEVTGLAGACGWLALLALYAGGPTTDGRLTGLRRLASAVGRRSMTAYLSQTFLFAAVFLALPALSGIELHLGEARAAGIALAVWLTTVSLCAALERGGHAGPFETLLRTAVARSERRRRLPAPPTPVAAPADPVAPASAYELVR, encoded by the coding sequence ATGAAACTCGCGATCTCCTTCACCGGCTCTCAGGGCCAGCGCTTCCCGGCCCCGGACGTCTCCCGTGGCTTCATGCTCCTGTTCATCGCGCTGGCCAACATCCCCTTCTGGTTGGCGACGACGCACTCCTCGGCTCCCAGCGATGCCGTAGACACGGCCTGGCTGTGGACACGCACCCTCCTGGTTGACCACCGCGCCTACCCGCTGTTCGCCCTCCTGTTCGGTTTCGGGCTGGCCACCATGGTCAACCGGCGCATCGCCGCCGGCACCAGGTCCTACCTCGAGTCCCTGCCCGGCATCGAGGCCGGACGCGAGCCAACGTCGCAGGAGCAGGCCTGGGCCCGTGAGCAGGCCACCGTGGACGCGCGCCGCCTGGTACGGCGTCGGGGTCTGTGGATGATCCTCTTCGGCGCCGCCCACGCCTTGGTCTTCTCCGGCGACATCATCGGCGTTTACGGCCTGGCCGCCGCCGTCTTCGCCGGATGGCTGACCCGCAAGCACCGCAAGCGGGCCATGGCCTTCAGCGTCGTCGTCACCATCGCCGTCATCACGACGATGTACGCCATGGGCAGCCATGTTGCGGCCCAGGGCCTGACCGCTGCGGCGGCCATGCAGCAGGGGGCCGGCGAATCGGCTACGACCCTCTTGTCCTACGTCTCGGGCTCCATCACCTCCTGGGCCGGGAACTCTGTTGCAACGGTGCTCTTCTCGATGGTGGTGCCGGCGATGTTCCTCGGGGCCCGCCTGGCCGACACCGACCTCCTCGCCCACCCCGAGCGGCACCGCCGCCTCCTGGCCGCCATCGGCCTGGGCGGCCTGGGGATCGGGGCCCTGGGCGGCATTGGGTACGGCATCTGGGCCACGGGCGGGACCCTGGCTGCCTGGACGTCTCCGCTTCACGAGGTGACGGGACTGGCCGGTGCCTGCGGCTGGTTGGCGCTGCTGGCCCTCTACGCCGGTGGGCCGACGACGGACGGCCGGCTCACGGGCCTGCGCCGGTTGGCCTCGGCCGTGGGCCGCCGCTCCATGACGGCCTACCTCTCCCAGACCTTCCTCTTCGCCGCCGTCTTCCTCGCCCTTCCCGCCCTGAGCGGCATCGAGCTCCACCTGGGCGAGGCCCGGGCCGCGGGAATCGCGCTGGCGGTCTGGCTGACGACCGTGAGCCTGTGTGCGGCGCTGGAGCGCGGTGGGCATGCCGGCCCCTTCGAGACCCTGCTGCGCACCGCCGTCGCCCGCAGCGAGCGCCGTCGCCGGCTCCCGGCTCCTCCCACTCCGGTGGCGGCCCCCGCGGATCCCGTTGCGCCTGCGTCCGCCTACGAGCTGGTCCGCTGA
- a CDS encoding sensor histidine kinase, whose amino-acid sequence MSGQGAQTALPDDAAQHDGTSGARPGREERFRRPRRLSIRVRLTLTYAGLVTAAGAVLIALVYFYTRYVTLSIEIGGPVGDTAAVPASQASEVTQVDTNLFDLLSSIMRSAVGALALLVVLSGTVGWILAGRMLQPLSSMNEAAKRAASGDLSQRLALSGPRDEIHDLADTFDNMLASLERSFSVHRRFAANASHELRTPLATTQTMIDVALSDPQASAEDLRTVLTRVLETNRANRETIDALLDLADAQSGKLARENVDMEATVRDALGVIAPEVAERDLHVSSHLRAIQVPGDPVLLRQSVSNLLRNAARYNVDGGRITVDMAHLDDGVRLTIRNDGPAVPADKLDSLREAFVRGEGRGRTRGSGHGLGLAIVTAVATAHGGELHLSANPTGGLTAVLELPRGEVEPGSRTPDTNS is encoded by the coding sequence ATGAGCGGGCAGGGGGCGCAGACGGCTCTGCCCGACGACGCGGCGCAGCACGACGGCACCAGCGGTGCCCGGCCAGGGCGCGAGGAACGGTTCCGCCGCCCCCGGCGCCTGAGTATCCGGGTTCGCCTGACCCTGACCTACGCCGGGCTGGTGACGGCCGCAGGTGCGGTCCTCATCGCCCTGGTCTACTTCTACACGCGCTATGTCACGCTCAGCATCGAGATCGGTGGGCCGGTCGGGGACACCGCTGCCGTGCCGGCCTCACAGGCCAGCGAAGTCACTCAGGTGGACACGAACCTGTTCGACCTGCTCAGCAGCATCATGCGCTCGGCCGTCGGCGCGCTGGCGCTGCTCGTGGTGCTCTCCGGGACGGTCGGGTGGATCCTGGCGGGGCGGATGCTGCAGCCGCTGTCCTCGATGAACGAGGCGGCCAAGCGGGCCGCCTCGGGCGACCTCAGCCAGCGCCTGGCGCTGTCCGGCCCGCGCGATGAGATCCACGACCTGGCGGACACCTTCGACAACATGCTGGCCTCCCTGGAGCGCTCCTTCTCCGTCCACCGCCGCTTCGCGGCCAATGCCTCCCACGAGCTGCGCACGCCCCTGGCCACGACACAGACGATGATCGACGTCGCCCTGTCCGACCCTCAGGCCTCGGCCGAGGACCTGCGCACGGTACTCACCCGGGTGCTGGAGACGAATCGCGCCAACCGGGAGACGATCGACGCCCTCCTGGACCTGGCCGACGCCCAGTCCGGCAAGCTGGCTCGTGAGAACGTGGACATGGAGGCGACGGTCCGCGACGCCCTGGGCGTCATCGCCCCGGAGGTCGCCGAGCGGGACCTGCACGTCTCCTCCCACCTGCGGGCCATCCAGGTGCCGGGCGACCCGGTCCTCCTGCGCCAGAGCGTCTCCAACCTCCTGCGCAACGCGGCCCGGTACAACGTTGACGGCGGCCGGATCACGGTGGACATGGCGCATCTGGACGACGGCGTCCGGCTGACGATCCGCAACGACGGCCCCGCCGTACCGGCGGACAAGCTCGACTCGCTGCGCGAGGCCTTCGTTCGCGGTGAGGGGCGAGGGCGGACCCGTGGCTCCGGCCACGGGCTGGGCCTGGCGATCGTGACGGCCGTGGCCACCGCCCACGGCGGCGAGCTCCACCTGAGTGCCAACCCCACGGGCGGGCTGACAGCCGTCCTTGAGCTGCCCAGGGGCGAGGTCGAACCCGGCTCCCGCACACCGGACACCAATAGCTGA
- a CDS encoding response regulator transcription factor, protein MRVLVVEDEEYLAEAIATGLRREAMAVDVVGDGASALEHVATNDYDILVLDRDLPVIHGDEVCRRVVSEHPRTRVLMLTASRALEARVGGFELGADDYLTKPFEFPELVARLRALERRSQPARTPVIEAHGVRLDPFRREVYRDGRFIHLSPKEFAVLQVLMEAEGGVLSAETLLEKAWDANADPFTNSTRVTISHLRRKLGEPWVIQTVPGAGYRFSA, encoded by the coding sequence ATGCGCGTACTCGTCGTGGAGGATGAGGAGTACCTGGCAGAGGCCATCGCCACCGGGCTGCGGCGCGAGGCGATGGCCGTCGACGTCGTCGGCGACGGGGCCAGCGCCCTGGAGCACGTGGCGACCAACGACTACGACATCCTCGTCCTGGACCGCGACCTGCCCGTGATCCACGGGGACGAGGTCTGCCGCCGGGTCGTCAGCGAGCACCCCAGGACTCGGGTCCTCATGCTGACCGCCTCACGGGCGCTGGAGGCGCGCGTGGGCGGATTCGAGCTGGGGGCGGACGACTATCTCACCAAGCCCTTCGAGTTCCCCGAGCTGGTGGCCCGGCTGCGGGCCCTGGAGCGGCGCAGCCAGCCGGCTCGCACTCCGGTCATTGAGGCCCACGGGGTGCGCCTGGATCCCTTCCGCCGGGAGGTCTACCGCGACGGGCGCTTCATCCACTTGAGCCCCAAGGAGTTCGCGGTCCTGCAGGTCCTCATGGAGGCCGAGGGCGGGGTCCTCAGCGCCGAGACGCTCCTGGAGAAGGCCTGGGACGCCAACGCGGACCCCTTCACCAACTCCACCCGGGTGACGATCTCCCACCTGCGCCGCAAGCTCGGCGAGCCCTGGGTCATCCAGACGGTTCCCGGCGCCGGTTACAGGTTCAGCGCATGA
- a CDS encoding peptidoglycan-binding protein, with amino-acid sequence MDQTTTSTQVDGGSTTGSTGTVDNLGAARHTRRRAFLAVGAAAVLAAGAGAGAFASKSGPFAAKAKPTTSTFNGATDTITKGDLQGQTSVTGTLRYSDSRKFKSGFEGILIQVPESGTVLTQGDVLYRTGTEIAYLMHGSLPAWRAFEAGMDNGEDIRQLETLLRDMGYFDYEPDNHFSWATTSAIMKWQKAVGLPQTGTIPLGRMVFTPGDLRVGTVTARVGDRIAADTELYDVTSTTQVVDANIKLSDQKLAVVGTAVTIKLPDANTTTGTITSVGTPTEKSSGSGSGSGSGSGSSDSKERVIPITVTLTDASATTNFQEVSVTVDLPSEKREGVLSVPIGALLALSPDQYGVEIVESDGTTRKVPVTVGLFAGGRVEVSGEGVSEGQRVVVPQT; translated from the coding sequence ATGGATCAGACCACCACCTCCACTCAGGTCGACGGCGGCTCGACCACCGGCTCGACCGGCACGGTGGACAACCTGGGCGCGGCGCGCCACACCCGGCGCCGGGCCTTCCTGGCCGTGGGGGCCGCCGCGGTCCTGGCCGCGGGGGCGGGCGCAGGCGCCTTCGCCTCCAAGTCGGGCCCCTTCGCCGCCAAGGCCAAGCCGACGACGTCGACCTTCAACGGCGCCACCGACACCATCACCAAGGGGGACCTTCAGGGCCAGACCTCCGTGACCGGGACCCTGCGCTACTCCGACTCACGCAAGTTCAAGTCGGGTTTCGAGGGCATCCTCATCCAGGTGCCCGAATCCGGAACCGTCCTGACCCAGGGCGACGTCCTCTACCGCACGGGCACCGAGATCGCCTACCTCATGCACGGCTCCCTGCCCGCCTGGCGCGCCTTCGAGGCCGGGATGGACAACGGCGAGGACATCCGCCAGCTCGAGACCCTCCTGCGCGACATGGGCTACTTCGACTACGAGCCCGACAACCACTTCAGCTGGGCCACCACCAGCGCCATCATGAAGTGGCAGAAGGCGGTCGGGCTGCCCCAGACCGGGACCATCCCGCTGGGGCGCATGGTCTTCACCCCCGGGGACCTGCGCGTGGGGACGGTCACCGCCCGGGTGGGAGACCGCATCGCCGCCGACACCGAGCTCTACGACGTCACCTCCACCACCCAGGTGGTCGACGCCAACATCAAGCTCTCCGACCAGAAGCTCGCCGTCGTCGGCACCGCCGTGACCATCAAGCTGCCCGACGCCAACACCACCACCGGCACCATCACCTCCGTGGGCACGCCCACCGAGAAGTCCTCCGGCTCCGGATCGGGGTCCGGTTCCGGCTCCGGCTCCAGTGACTCCAAGGAACGGGTCATCCCCATCACCGTCACCCTCACCGACGCCTCGGCGACCACCAACTTCCAGGAGGTCTCCGTCACCGTCGACCTGCCCAGCGAGAAGCGAGAGGGCGTCCTGTCGGTGCCGATCGGGGCCCTGCTGGCCCTGAGCCCCGACCAGTACGGCGTCGAGATCGTCGAGTCCGACGGCACCACCCGCAAGGTGCCGGTCACCGTCGGGCTGTTCGCCGGCGGGCGCGTGGAGGTCTCCGGCGAGGGCGTCTCCGAGGGACAGCGAGTGGTGGTGCCGCAGACATGA
- a CDS encoding ABC transporter ATP-binding protein, which produces MSRILSLRDVQRTYGEPPVAACAGVSLEIDDGEFVAIVGPSGSGKSTLLNLIGTLDRPSAGTVEIDGVDVGSLSDAKLSALRASRIGFVFQQFHLADGVNAVDNVADGLLYSGIPRSERRRRARAALERVGLAHRLDHRPHQMSGGERQRVAIARAVVGEPPLLLADEPTGNLDSTSGASIVELLHELHSQGTTIIVITHDNELAAQLPRQIAIRDGRIVGDSSQKEIVHDDVYAPA; this is translated from the coding sequence ATGAGCCGCATCCTGTCCCTGCGTGACGTGCAGCGAACCTACGGGGAGCCGCCCGTGGCCGCCTGCGCGGGCGTGAGCCTGGAGATCGACGACGGCGAGTTCGTCGCCATCGTCGGCCCCTCGGGCTCGGGCAAGTCCACGCTCCTCAACCTCATCGGCACCCTGGACCGGCCCAGCGCGGGCACCGTCGAGATCGACGGCGTCGACGTCGGCTCCCTGTCCGACGCCAAGCTCTCGGCCCTACGGGCCAGCCGCATCGGCTTCGTCTTCCAGCAGTTCCACCTGGCCGACGGCGTCAACGCGGTCGACAACGTCGCCGACGGCCTGCTCTACAGCGGGATCCCCCGCTCCGAGCGGCGCCGCCGAGCCCGAGCCGCCCTCGAGCGCGTCGGCCTGGCCCACCGGCTCGACCACCGCCCCCACCAGATGAGCGGCGGCGAGCGCCAGCGCGTGGCCATCGCCCGGGCCGTCGTCGGCGAGCCCCCGCTGCTGCTGGCCGACGAGCCCACCGGGAACCTCGACTCCACCTCCGGGGCCTCGATCGTCGAGCTCCTCCACGAGCTCCACTCTCAGGGCACCACGATCATCGTCATCACCCACGACAACGAGCTGGCCGCCCAGCTTCCCCGGCAGATCGCCATCCGTGACGGCCGCATCGTGGGGGACTCAAGCCAGAAGGAGATCGTCCATGACGACGTCTACGCTCCGGCGTGA
- a CDS encoding ABC transporter permease, whose product MTTSTLRRDRSAAEQANRPDSPTRRLQRSRLRLADVLRLGGTGIRARPTRAFLSALGIAIGIAAMISVVGISASSRAQLSAQLDSLGTNLLTATAGQDLFGNSSSLPQDTVGKVRLIDNVQSASSTGLVKNALVYRSPLIDKNASGGITTLAADKSLLDVVAGQVDKGTWLNEATSQYPATVLGQTAAQRLGVVTPGTKVWIGGSWFTVVGILKPVVLAPELNNAALIGQGVASSLLGHDAKPTTVYTRSQDAAVSTVRKVLAPSISPQAPNEVKVSRPSDALEAKNAADKAFTSLLLGVGSIALLVGGIGVANTMIISVLERRREIGLRRSLGAMRGHILVQFMTEALLLASLGGALGCVIGVGVTAAMSAANGWPFSLPVIAVAGGLGVTIVIGALAGVYPAVRASRTPPTAALNAQ is encoded by the coding sequence ATGACGACGTCTACGCTCCGGCGTGACCGGTCCGCGGCCGAGCAGGCCAACAGGCCCGACTCCCCGACCCGGCGGCTCCAGCGCTCGCGGCTGCGCCTGGCCGACGTGCTGCGCCTGGGAGGCACCGGCATCAGGGCCCGCCCCACCCGCGCCTTCCTGTCCGCCCTGGGGATCGCCATCGGCATCGCCGCCATGATCTCGGTGGTGGGCATCTCGGCCTCCAGCCGCGCTCAGCTCTCCGCCCAGCTCGACTCCCTGGGGACCAACCTGCTGACGGCCACCGCCGGCCAGGACCTCTTCGGCAACTCCTCCTCCCTGCCGCAGGACACCGTCGGCAAGGTCCGGCTCATCGACAACGTCCAGAGCGCCTCGAGCACCGGCCTGGTCAAGAACGCGCTGGTCTACCGCAGCCCGCTCATCGACAAGAACGCCTCCGGCGGCATCACCACCCTGGCCGCGGACAAGTCGCTGCTCGACGTCGTGGCCGGGCAGGTGGACAAGGGCACCTGGCTCAACGAGGCCACCAGCCAGTACCCGGCCACGGTCCTGGGGCAGACGGCGGCCCAGCGCCTGGGCGTCGTCACGCCGGGCACCAAGGTGTGGATCGGCGGCAGCTGGTTCACGGTGGTCGGCATCCTCAAGCCGGTGGTGCTGGCGCCCGAGCTCAACAACGCCGCCCTCATCGGTCAGGGCGTGGCCAGCAGCCTGCTAGGGCACGACGCCAAGCCGACGACGGTCTACACACGCAGCCAGGACGCCGCCGTCTCCACGGTGCGCAAGGTGCTCGCGCCGTCGATCTCGCCGCAGGCCCCCAACGAGGTCAAGGTCTCGCGCCCCTCGGATGCGCTGGAGGCCAAGAACGCGGCCGACAAGGCCTTCACCAGCCTGCTGCTGGGCGTGGGCTCGATCGCCCTGCTCGTCGGCGGCATCGGGGTCGCCAACACGATGATCATCTCGGTGCTCGAGCGCCGACGGGAGATCGGGCTGAGACGTTCTCTGGGGGCCATGCGCGGCCACATCCTGGTGCAGTTCATGACCGAGGCGCTCCTGCTGGCCTCCCTGGGCGGCGCCCTGGGCTGCGTCATCGGTGTCGGGGTGACGGCTGCGATGTCGGCCGCCAACGGCTGGCCCTTCTCCCTGCCGGTGATCGCCGTCGCCGGCGGGCTGGGAGTCACCATCGTCATCGGCGCCCTGGCCGGCGTGTACCCGGCCGTTCGAGCCTCCCGCACTCCTCCGACCGCTGCGCTCAACGCGCAGTAG
- a CDS encoding Rv0909 family putative TA system antitoxin, translated as MGLDDLAKKAGDALNSDKAEAISDKALDAAAGAAKKATGGKYDDKIDSARDAVDGKLGTE; from the coding sequence ATGGGACTTGACGACCTGGCGAAGAAGGCCGGTGACGCTCTCAACTCCGACAAGGCCGAGGCGATCAGCGATAAGGCGCTCGACGCCGCAGCCGGCGCGGCCAAGAAGGCGACCGGCGGCAAGTACGACGACAAGATCGACTCCGCCCGCGACGCCGTCGACGGCAAGCTCGGCACGGAATGA
- a CDS encoding MmcQ/YjbR family DNA-binding protein, whose product MTDPLRLAPQSDEARPTRVDDATVAARRDALLAHAAGLRGAWAGDKPEWDIPVASVGTRLFLLLIPHTDGRLLANVKLDPEDVVAVREAYSWVEPGFHQSKRHWASIDLTSPDYRSDDAADMVEDSYRLVLSLLTRRVREAVLLADAAGTPARPTWQW is encoded by the coding sequence ATGACCGATCCGCTCCGCCTCGCCCCTCAATCCGACGAGGCCCGCCCCACCCGCGTCGACGACGCCACCGTGGCCGCCCGCCGCGACGCCCTCCTGGCCCATGCGGCCGGCCTGCGCGGCGCCTGGGCGGGCGACAAGCCCGAGTGGGACATCCCCGTGGCCTCAGTGGGGACCCGCCTGTTCCTGCTGCTCATCCCCCACACCGACGGCCGGCTGCTGGCCAACGTCAAGCTCGATCCCGAGGACGTCGTCGCCGTACGGGAGGCCTACAGCTGGGTGGAGCCGGGCTTCCACCAGTCCAAGCGGCACTGGGCGAGCATCGACCTCACCAGCCCCGACTACCGCTCCGACGACGCCGCTGACATGGTCGAGGACTCCTACCGGCTCGTCCTGTCCCTCCTGACCCGACGCGTGCGCGAGGCCGTCCTCCTGGCCGACGCCGCCGGCACCCCCGCCCGCCCCACCTGGCAGTGGTGA
- a CDS encoding helix-turn-helix domain-containing protein, with translation MSRVVCHLDELLAARGMTLVELSEKVGVTTVNLSVLKNDRAKAIRYSTLCAICEALECSVGELLEVVPD, from the coding sequence GTGAGCCGCGTCGTCTGCCACCTCGACGAGTTGCTGGCCGCCCGAGGGATGACGCTCGTGGAGCTCTCCGAGAAGGTCGGGGTCACCACCGTCAACCTCTCAGTGCTCAAGAACGACCGCGCCAAGGCCATCCGCTACTCCACGCTCTGCGCCATCTGCGAGGCCCTGGAGTGCTCGGTCGGCGAGCTGCTGGAGGTCGTCCCGGACTGA